From Streptomyces durmitorensis, a single genomic window includes:
- a CDS encoding aldolase — protein MTRLPSPAESDVDAARAEIVRVGTSLFARGYVHASAGNISARLGDSHLITPTDAALGFLGPERLALVDAGGEQIAGDRASKTLTLHRRICAADPTARFVVHTHSTHLVALTLAGVWSTDDVLPPLTPYYVMKVGHVPLIPYHRPGDPRVADLVTGHIADHAAGGTPIRAVLLDRLGPVVWGPDAASALAVLEELEETARLWLLTDRRPEPLPSPALDELKAVFGASW, from the coding sequence ATGACGCGGCTCCCGAGCCCGGCCGAGAGCGACGTGGACGCGGCGCGCGCCGAGATCGTCCGGGTGGGCACGAGTCTCTTCGCCCGGGGCTACGTCCATGCCAGCGCCGGCAACATCAGCGCGCGGCTCGGCGACTCCCACCTGATCACGCCCACCGACGCCGCCCTGGGCTTCCTCGGCCCCGAGCGCCTGGCCCTGGTCGACGCCGGAGGCGAGCAGATCGCGGGCGACCGTGCCAGCAAGACCCTCACCCTGCACCGGCGCATCTGTGCCGCCGACCCCACGGCACGGTTCGTCGTCCACACCCACTCCACGCATCTGGTCGCGCTCACCCTGGCCGGCGTGTGGAGCACGGACGACGTGCTTCCGCCCCTCACGCCGTACTACGTCATGAAGGTCGGGCACGTCCCGCTCATCCCCTACCACCGGCCCGGCGATCCCCGCGTGGCCGACCTGGTGACCGGCCACATCGCTGATCATGCCGCTGGAGGCACCCCGATCAGGGCCGTCCTGCTCGACCGTCTGGGCCCGGTGGTCTGGGGCCCGGACGCCGCATCCGCTCTCGCCGTCCTCGAAGAACTCGAGGAAACGGCACGCCTCTGGCTCCTGACCGACCGTCGCCCCGAGCCGCTCCCCTCCCCCGCTCTCGACGAACTCAAGGCCGTGTTCGGCGCCTCTTGGTGA
- the ltnD gene encoding L-threonate dehydrogenase produces MNDQDRTALPRVGVVGLGAMGLGMARSLRDAGFDVGVHDLRPDVASAFAEDGGTAFASAGELAASVDVLVGVVVNAAQVESVLFGAGGAAERLHPGSVYVMCSTADPTWSAELERRLAERGVLYLDAPISGGAARAARGELTMMTSGAPTAYAIADPVLEAMSSTVYRLGHAAGIGSKVKIVNQLLAGVHIAAAAEAMALGIKAGVPADALYEVITHSAGNSWMFENRMAHVLAGDYTPLSAVDIFVKDLGLVLDAARPEKFPLPLAATAHQMFLQASASGLGGEDDSAVIKIFPGIELPGRTEKSEG; encoded by the coding sequence ATGAACGACCAGGACAGAACGGCACTGCCACGCGTAGGCGTGGTGGGGCTGGGGGCCATGGGGCTCGGCATGGCACGCAGCCTGCGGGACGCGGGCTTCGATGTGGGTGTTCATGACCTGCGCCCCGATGTGGCCTCGGCCTTCGCCGAGGACGGCGGTACCGCCTTCGCCTCCGCCGGTGAACTCGCGGCCTCGGTCGACGTCCTGGTCGGCGTCGTGGTCAACGCGGCGCAGGTCGAGTCGGTCCTGTTCGGCGCCGGCGGCGCGGCCGAGCGGCTGCATCCGGGTTCCGTCTACGTCATGTGCTCCACGGCCGACCCCACCTGGTCCGCCGAGCTCGAACGGCGTCTGGCCGAGCGCGGCGTGCTCTACCTGGACGCCCCCATCTCCGGCGGCGCCGCACGGGCCGCGCGCGGCGAGCTCACCATGATGACGTCGGGCGCGCCCACCGCGTACGCGATCGCCGATCCGGTGCTCGAAGCCATGAGCAGCACGGTCTACCGCCTGGGCCACGCGGCCGGGATCGGCTCCAAGGTCAAGATCGTCAATCAACTCCTCGCCGGTGTGCACATCGCCGCGGCGGCCGAGGCGATGGCGCTCGGCATCAAGGCGGGCGTGCCCGCCGATGCGCTCTACGAGGTCATCACGCACAGCGCGGGCAACTCGTGGATGTTCGAGAACCGTATGGCGCACGTGCTCGCCGGGGACTACACGCCGCTGTCCGCGGTCGACATCTTCGTCAAGGACCTGGGTCTCGTGCTCGACGCGGCCCGGCCGGAGAAGTTCCCCCTCCCCCTGGCGGCCACCGCCCATCAGATGTTCCTTCAGGCGTCGGCCTCCGGTCTCGGCGGCGAGGACGACAGCGCGGTGATCAAGATTTTCCCGGGCATCGAGCTGCCCGGACGGACCGAGAAGTCGGAGGGCTGA
- a CDS encoding DUF2243 domain-containing protein, which yields MRGRSLLSGALVGVGIAAFVDEMVFHQLLHWHHFYDKASSEAGLVSDGIFHAFGWLAMVAGLFLYADLWRRSARHLTAWWSGLCLGLGGFQLYDGTFQHKALELHQIRYGVDLAPYDWTWNVIAVLLLLVGALLLVRARR from the coding sequence GTGAGGGGGCGGTCCCTGCTCTCCGGGGCGCTGGTCGGCGTCGGGATCGCGGCGTTCGTCGACGAGATGGTGTTCCATCAGCTGCTGCACTGGCACCACTTCTACGACAAGGCATCGAGCGAGGCCGGTCTGGTGTCCGACGGGATCTTCCATGCCTTCGGCTGGCTGGCCATGGTGGCGGGCCTGTTCCTGTACGCGGATCTGTGGCGCCGAAGTGCCCGGCACCTCACCGCCTGGTGGTCGGGCCTGTGCCTGGGCCTCGGCGGCTTTCAGCTGTACGACGGCACGTTCCAGCACAAGGCACTCGAGCTGCACCAGATCCGCTACGGCGTGGACCTGGCACCGTACGACTGGACCTGGAACGTGATCGCCGTGCTGCTCCTGCTCGTCGGCGCCCTGCTGCTGGTCCGGGCCCGCCGGTGA
- a CDS encoding cytochrome c oxidase assembly protein, with protein sequence MTALVLVVVLGCLGQVTAARHLRRRGDRWPHRRDAAFCAGGAVLVVSLAAPWGGWPPFTGHMATHLGIGMIAPLLLVLGRPVTLALRALPVGPRRRLLCCVRSRPAALLVWPPLAALLHSAGLWAIYRTPLLAAGHHRPWLHALVSAHLLASGVLFAFAVLALDPLRHRAGFALRGGALLAAAAAHGILAKSLYATGPPGTSYAASDLHLASYVMYYGGDVVGIALAVLLGHQWYAAGGRALVRARRALDAATARPGRHP encoded by the coding sequence GTGACGGCCTTGGTGCTGGTCGTGGTCCTGGGCTGTCTCGGCCAGGTGACAGCGGCCCGGCACCTGCGCCGGCGCGGCGACCGCTGGCCGCACCGGCGTGACGCGGCGTTCTGCGCGGGCGGCGCGGTGCTCGTCGTCTCGCTGGCCGCTCCGTGGGGCGGGTGGCCGCCGTTCACCGGGCACATGGCCACCCATCTGGGCATCGGCATGATCGCGCCGCTGCTCCTCGTGCTCGGCCGGCCCGTGACGCTGGCGCTGCGCGCCCTGCCGGTGGGGCCTCGGCGGCGGCTTCTGTGCTGCGTACGGTCCCGGCCCGCGGCCCTGCTCGTGTGGCCGCCACTGGCCGCGCTCCTGCACAGCGCGGGGCTGTGGGCGATCTACCGCACGCCGCTCCTTGCCGCCGGCCACCACCGGCCCTGGCTGCACGCACTCGTCAGCGCTCATCTGCTGGCCTCCGGCGTGCTGTTCGCCTTCGCCGTCCTTGCCCTGGACCCGCTGCGCCACCGGGCAGGGTTCGCGCTGCGGGGCGGAGCCCTGCTGGCCGCGGCGGCGGCCCACGGCATCCTGGCCAAGTCGCTGTACGCCACGGGCCCGCCCGGCACCTCCTATGCCGCGTCCGACCTGCACCTCGCGTCGTACGTCATGTACTACGGCGGGGACGTGGTCGGCATCGCCCTTGCCGTGCTGCTCGGGCACCAGTGGTACGCGGCCGGGGGCCGTGCCCTCGTCCGGGCCCGGCGCGCTCTCGACGCGGCCACGGCAAGGCCGGGGCGGCACCCCTAG
- a CDS encoding ArsR/SmtB family transcription factor, giving the protein MTEDDLTPTPGPMRDTGDELREHEVRTALLGLLAEVGTVTATEAAARLGHSSGLCSFHLRQLARHGHIEEAPHHGGRARPWRLRRHHPDAGAPTEEQFGDLARGLEDESWQRWLAQRDQAPAEWRRDEAFSAIAYLTPEEMNRVADTVRRALAPYQAREQRPLARPDGARPVALITRLFPLLSQPDSGADGGDTPRTGT; this is encoded by the coding sequence GTGACTGAAGATGACCTCACCCCCACCCCCGGCCCGATGCGGGACACCGGCGACGAACTGCGCGAGCACGAGGTGCGTACGGCCCTGCTGGGCCTGCTGGCCGAAGTCGGCACGGTCACGGCGACCGAAGCCGCCGCCCGGCTCGGCCACAGCTCGGGGCTCTGTTCGTTTCACCTGCGGCAGCTCGCACGGCACGGACACATCGAGGAAGCTCCTCACCACGGGGGACGCGCACGGCCCTGGCGCCTGAGGCGGCACCACCCCGACGCCGGTGCACCCACCGAGGAACAGTTCGGCGACTTGGCGCGCGGCCTTGAGGACGAGAGCTGGCAGCGGTGGCTCGCCCAGCGCGACCAGGCGCCGGCCGAATGGCGCCGCGACGAGGCCTTCAGCGCCATCGCCTACCTGACGCCCGAGGAGATGAACCGAGTCGCGGACACTGTCCGCCGGGCACTGGCCCCCTACCAGGCCCGCGAACAACGCCCCCTGGCCCGGCCGGACGGCGCCCGCCCGGTGGCCCTCATCACCAGGCTCTTTCCGTTGCTGTCACAGCCCGATTCAGGTGCGGACGGGGGAGACACTCCCCGGACAGGTACCTAG
- a CDS encoding YciI family protein encodes MPKYLLLKHYRGAPASVNDVPMDQWTPEEISAHVQYMRDFAARIEGTGEFVDSQALAPGGTFVRFDGEGRPPVTDGPFAETKDVIAGWMVIDVDSYERAVELAGELSAAPGAGGKPIHEWLELRPFMGAHPTVTE; translated from the coding sequence ATGCCCAAGTACCTGCTGCTCAAGCACTACCGCGGCGCTCCGGCTTCGGTCAACGACGTGCCCATGGATCAGTGGACGCCCGAGGAGATCTCGGCCCACGTGCAGTACATGAGGGACTTCGCGGCGCGGATCGAGGGGACCGGTGAGTTCGTCGACAGTCAGGCGCTCGCGCCCGGCGGGACGTTCGTCCGGTTCGACGGTGAAGGACGCCCGCCGGTCACCGACGGACCGTTCGCCGAGACCAAGGACGTCATCGCCGGGTGGATGGTGATCGACGTCGACAGTTACGAGCGCGCCGTCGAGCTGGCCGGGGAGCTGTCGGCCGCCCCCGGCGCGGGCGGGAAGCCGATCCACGAGTGGCTGGAGCTGCGTCCGTTCATGGGCGCGCACCCCACCGTCACGGAGTGA
- a CDS encoding RNA polymerase sigma factor — MDEALLRSLTPGVLGILGRRGADFAAAEDAVQDALVEAVRVWPADPPRDPKGWLVTVAWRKFLDATRADTARRRREDLVEEEPAPGPAPTVDDTLQLYFLCAHPSLTPSSAVALTLRAVGGLTTRQIAQAYLVPEATMAQRISRAKRTVSGVRFGRTGDVATVLRVLYLVFNEGYSGDVDLAAEAIRLTRQLAAAIDHPEVAGLLALMLLHHARRAARTAPDGSLVPLAEQDRGRWDTEAIAEGIGILQAALARDRLAEFQAQAAIAALHADAPTAEETDWAQIVEWYDELARLTDSPVVRLNRAVAVGEADGARAGLSALATLDDSLPRYAAVAAYLHERDGDLATAAQLYAEAAQQAPNLAERDHLTRQAARLNAHRRH, encoded by the coding sequence GTGGACGAGGCCTTGCTCCGGAGCCTCACACCGGGCGTGCTCGGAATCCTCGGCCGCCGCGGAGCCGACTTCGCGGCGGCCGAGGACGCCGTGCAGGACGCGCTGGTCGAGGCTGTCCGCGTCTGGCCGGCCGACCCGCCGCGCGACCCCAAGGGCTGGCTGGTCACCGTGGCCTGGCGCAAGTTCCTCGACGCGACGCGGGCGGACACCGCCCGCCGCCGGCGTGAGGACCTCGTCGAGGAGGAGCCGGCACCGGGGCCAGCGCCCACGGTGGACGACACGCTCCAGCTCTACTTCCTGTGCGCCCACCCGTCGTTGACCCCGTCGTCGGCGGTCGCGCTCACGCTGCGCGCCGTCGGCGGGCTCACCACCCGCCAGATCGCCCAGGCCTACCTGGTGCCCGAGGCGACGATGGCGCAGCGCATCAGCCGGGCCAAGCGCACCGTCTCCGGCGTGCGGTTCGGCCGGACCGGCGACGTCGCCACCGTGCTGCGCGTCCTCTACCTGGTCTTCAACGAGGGCTACTCCGGAGACGTCGACCTCGCCGCCGAGGCCATCCGGCTCACCCGGCAGCTCGCGGCCGCGATCGACCACCCCGAGGTGGCGGGGCTGCTCGCCCTCATGCTGCTCCACCACGCACGGCGCGCCGCCCGGACCGCGCCCGACGGCAGCCTGGTGCCGCTCGCCGAGCAGGACCGCGGCCGGTGGGACACGGAGGCGATCGCCGAGGGCATCGGCATCCTCCAGGCGGCGCTCGCACGCGACCGCCTTGCCGAGTTCCAGGCCCAGGCCGCCATCGCGGCACTCCACGCCGACGCGCCCACCGCCGAGGAGACCGACTGGGCGCAGATCGTGGAGTGGTACGACGAGCTCGCACGCCTCACCGACAGCCCGGTCGTCCGGCTCAACCGCGCGGTGGCCGTCGGCGAGGCGGACGGAGCACGCGCCGGTCTGTCGGCGCTCGCGACGCTGGACGACTCACTGCCCCGGTACGCAGCGGTCGCCGCGTACCTCCACGAGCGTGACGGCGACCTGGCGACGGCGGCGCAGCTGTACGCCGAGGCGGCCCAGCAGGCGCCCAACCTCGCCGAACGCGACCACCTCACGCGCCAGGCCGCCCGGCTCAACGCCCACCGGCGTCACTGA
- a CDS encoding hydrolase: MLSETVTVPNGEGVLIGELTVPDTVFGVAIIAHGSDSSRHSPRDRAVADALQDAALGTLLIDLLTADEEAADWATGRHHCGIGLLTHRLIASVDWLAACTTDLPLGLFGASTGGAAALGAAAARPGIVDTVVCPDGRPDLAGDDVLGQVRAPVLLLAGGRDTEALRLTRQTANRLRPLNRLRVIPDATDLFQEPQALDEVAAVAARWFAGMGQTHL, encoded by the coding sequence ATGCTGTCCGAGACCGTCACCGTGCCCAACGGCGAGGGGGTACTCATCGGTGAACTGACCGTGCCGGACACGGTGTTCGGAGTCGCGATCATCGCCCACGGCAGCGACAGCTCCCGGCACAGCCCTCGCGACCGGGCCGTGGCCGACGCGCTGCAGGACGCCGCACTCGGGACACTGCTCATCGACCTGCTCACCGCCGACGAGGAGGCCGCAGACTGGGCGACCGGCCGGCATCACTGCGGCATCGGCCTGCTGACGCACCGTCTGATCGCCTCCGTGGACTGGCTCGCCGCCTGTACCACGGATCTGCCGCTCGGCCTGTTCGGGGCGAGCACGGGCGGGGCGGCCGCGCTCGGCGCCGCGGCCGCCCGGCCAGGCATCGTGGACACCGTCGTCTGCCCCGACGGCCGCCCCGATCTGGCGGGAGACGACGTGCTCGGCCAGGTGCGCGCGCCGGTCCTGCTGCTCGCAGGAGGCCGCGACACCGAGGCGCTGCGGCTCACCCGGCAAACGGCCAATCGCCTGCGTCCCCTCAACCGACTGCGCGTGATCCCCGACGCCACGGACCTGTTCCAGGAACCGCAGGCGCTGGACGAGGTCGCCGCCGTGGCGGCCCGATGGTTCGCAGGAATGGGACAGACACACCTCTGA
- the otnK gene encoding 3-oxo-tetronate kinase, whose translation MGIRLGCIADDFTGATDLANNLVRAGMRVIQLIDVPQAGAEAPLDADAVVIALKSRTSPASDAVEASLRALQWLRSAGAEQIYFKYCSTFDSTRAGNIGPVTEALMDTLGTDFTVATPAFPDNGRTVFKGHLFVGDVLLSESGMRHHPLTPMTDSNLVSVLGAQTARPVGLIDHTVVAAGADAIGERVVALREEGIGAAIVDAVSNDDLVRLGAAVKGLPLVTAGSGLAIGLPANWGFEPSPGAARLPRPTGHQAVVSGSVSSATNGQVREFLRSGGPAFSVDPLRIADGEDVAGQALAFAAARLADGPVLVYSTEAPDAVKSVQGRLGVAEAGELVEQTLARVAQGLVGLGVRQLVVAGGETSGAVVQALGLTGLRIGPQIDPGVPWCAAALPGGDTLHIALKSGNFGGPDFFASSFAHLARETA comes from the coding sequence ATGGGAATCCGACTCGGTTGCATCGCCGACGACTTCACCGGCGCCACGGACCTGGCCAACAACCTGGTGCGCGCGGGCATGCGCGTGATCCAGCTGATCGACGTACCGCAGGCCGGAGCCGAAGCCCCGCTCGACGCGGACGCGGTCGTCATCGCGCTCAAGTCACGGACCAGCCCGGCCTCCGACGCCGTCGAGGCCTCGCTGCGGGCGCTTCAGTGGCTGCGGTCGGCGGGCGCGGAACAGATCTACTTCAAGTACTGCTCGACCTTCGACTCGACGCGGGCCGGCAACATCGGGCCCGTCACCGAGGCCCTGATGGACACACTCGGCACCGATTTCACGGTCGCGACCCCGGCCTTCCCCGACAACGGGCGCACCGTCTTCAAGGGCCATCTCTTCGTCGGCGACGTCCTGCTCAGCGAGAGCGGCATGCGCCATCACCCGCTGACGCCGATGACCGACTCCAACCTGGTGTCCGTGCTCGGCGCGCAGACCGCCCGCCCGGTCGGACTCATCGACCACACCGTGGTCGCCGCCGGTGCCGATGCGATCGGAGAGCGGGTCGTCGCGCTGCGCGAGGAGGGCATCGGCGCCGCGATCGTCGACGCCGTCTCGAACGACGATCTCGTACGGCTTGGCGCGGCGGTCAAGGGGCTGCCGCTGGTGACCGCGGGGTCGGGTCTGGCGATCGGCCTGCCCGCGAACTGGGGCTTCGAGCCGTCCCCCGGCGCGGCCCGGCTGCCCCGGCCCACAGGGCATCAAGCGGTCGTCTCCGGGTCGGTTTCCAGTGCCACCAATGGTCAGGTCCGGGAGTTCCTGCGAAGTGGCGGGCCCGCGTTCAGCGTGGACCCGCTGCGGATCGCCGACGGCGAGGACGTGGCCGGGCAGGCCCTGGCCTTCGCCGCCGCGCGGCTGGCCGACGGGCCGGTGCTCGTCTACTCCACCGAGGCGCCCGACGCGGTCAAGAGCGTCCAGGGCCGCCTCGGTGTCGCCGAGGCCGGTGAGCTCGTCGAGCAGACCCTGGCCCGCGTCGCCCAGGGGCTCGTGGGACTCGGTGTCCGTCAGCTCGTCGTCGCCGGCGGCGAGACCTCGGGCGCGGTCGTCCAGGCGCTCGGCCTGACGGGTCTGCGCATCGGACCGCAGATCGACCCCGGTGTGCCGTGGTGCGCGGCGGCCCTGCCCGGCGGGGACACGCTCCACATCGCGCTGAAGTCCGGCAACTTCGGCGGCCCCGACTTCTTCGCCTCGTCCTTCGCCCACCTCGCCCGGGAGACCGCATGA
- a CDS encoding toxin Doc has product MVLFVDVAWLLDVQEFAVSPEDMSVSDYSALVAAVARHKTKLPTLEAADPDAAWRAAALLHTIVRLEPLPYRNSLYAAFVAAQYMDQSGEGIDPPYGALSDLVRKIRESRISVYAVADQIRSWKV; this is encoded by the coding sequence ATGGTTCTGTTCGTAGACGTCGCCTGGCTCTTGGACGTCCAGGAGTTCGCCGTCTCCCCCGAGGACATGTCCGTGTCGGACTACTCCGCGCTGGTCGCCGCGGTCGCCCGCCACAAGACGAAACTGCCGACCCTGGAAGCGGCCGACCCTGACGCCGCCTGGCGCGCCGCCGCCCTGCTGCACACCATCGTGCGCCTGGAACCACTGCCGTACCGCAACAGCCTGTACGCGGCGTTCGTCGCTGCCCAGTACATGGACCAGTCCGGCGAGGGCATAGACCCGCCCTACGGAGCACTGTCCGACCTCGTACGAAAGATCCGCGAGAGCCGCATCAGCGTCTACGCGGTCGCCGATCAGATCAGGTCCTGGAAGGTCTGA